From a single Brassica rapa cultivar Chiifu-401-42 chromosome A01, CAAS_Brap_v3.01, whole genome shotgun sequence genomic region:
- the LOC103856927 gene encoding aquaporin NIP1-2 has translation MAEISGNGHDDAREGAVVVNINEEHERQQHKEAIHISKSMKKQDSLLSISVPFLQKLMAEILGTYFLIFAGCASVAVNAQHDKAVTLPGIAIVWGLTVMVLVYSLGHISGAHFNPAVTIAFASSGRFPLKQVPAYVISQVIGSTLAAATLRLLFGLDQDVCSGKHDVFVGTLPAGSDLQSFVIEFIITFYLMFIISGVATDNRAIGELAGLAVGSTVLLNVIIAGPVSGASMNPGRSLGPAMVYNCYKGIWIYIASPILGAVAGAWVYNTVRYTDKPLREITKSGSFLKALQNSSSR, from the exons ATGGCGGAGATATCGGGAAATGGCCACGACGACGCCAGAGAAGGAGCGGTGGTGGTGAACATCAATGAAGAACACGAACGTCAACAACATAAAGAAGCTATTCACATCTCAAAATCCATGAAGAAACAAGACTCTCTCCTCTCAATCTCTGTCCCTTTCTTACAAAAG TTGATGGCTGAGATTTTGGGAACCTACTTCTTGATATTTGCTGGTTGTGCATCGGTGGCTGTGAACGCCCAACACGACAAAGCCGTGACTCTTCCAGGGATCGCCATCGTTTGGGGACTCACCGTCATGGTTCTTGTTTACTCTCTTGGTCACATCTCCGGCGCTCATTTCAATCCGGCCGTCACAATAGCATTCGCTTCTTCCGGCCGTTTCCCTCTGAAACAG gtcCCTGCTTATGTGATATCGCAAGTGATCGGATCGACGCTTGCCGCGGCGACTTTGCGGCTGTTGTTCGGACTTGATCAAGACGTTTGCAGTGGGAAACATGACGTGTTCGTTGGAACATTGCCGGCGGGATCAGATTTGCAGTCGTTTGTAATAGAGTTTATCATCACTTTCTACCTAATGTTCATCATTTCCGGCGTCGCCACCGATAATAGAGCG ATTGGAGAACTTGCCGGACTAGCAGTAGGGTCTACTGTGCTACTTAACGTGATAATTGCCGG ACCGGTATCGGGAGCTTCGATGAATCCTGGAAGGAGTTTGGGACCTGCAATGGTATACAATTGCTACAAAGGAATATGGATATACATAGCGTCTCCAATTCTTGGTGCGGTTGCGGGTGCATGGGTTTACAACACGGTTAGATATACCGATAAACCGCTGCGTGAAATTACTAAAAGCGGCTCCTTTTTAAAAGCTTTGCAAAACAGTAGCTCTCGTTAA